A segment of the Myxosarcina sp. GI1 genome:
GGCTTTTTCGATCCCGACGCTTTGTAAAATATTTTCGTCAGCAGCATTGCCAGTTTGAGTTAAATAGCCCATTTGCTCTGCTAAAGCCACGCGCTCGCTATTAAGTTCGATAATTACAAATTCTTGTCTGGCTTGCTGTAACTGTTGGGCTAATATTTGCCCCATACGTCCAAATCCACAAATAATTGCATGATTCTGTAGGCGATCGATTCCTCGCGATCTGCGGTGTTCGTCTAAAGCACGGTGAATTTCTCCCTCTGTAACCATTTGTAAAAAACCTCCTACTGTATATACTGCTGATGAAGTTCCTGCCAAAATCACTGCCATAGTGAAGATTTTTTCGCCCGATGTTTCTAGGGGTTCGACTTCGCCATAGCCAACACCAAAAATAGTGATAACCACCATATAAACAGAGTCGATCGCTGCCCAACCAAATGAAATATAGCCAAAAATTGCGACTATAAGAGTAATTGCAAAAAAGATTGCTCCGATCCAAATTCGTTTGAAAGATGACATCCCGATCTAAATTAGTTAGCGATCGCGCTTTGCGTACTAGCGTAAGCTAATCGCCAAATCTACTATACGTAGATCGATCTAATCTTATAACCTGACTGCAATATTGTGTTCGAGCATACGATAGGCAAAATTATTAGACTTAATTAGAGAAAGTTGGCACGATTACACTTCGCATATTGCAAAGAGCGATCGCATCAATTCCAATCACGCCTAAAAACCAGATCGCGATAGCTGCAAAACGCGATATCCTTTTAAAGAAAGACTAGCGACAGGTATCGAACAAAAGCGGTGTTAGACCTCAAATTAATCAGACAAAATCCAGAACGAGTGCAAAAATTGCTCGATCGCCGTAGTGTGGGAACATACGATTTAGATCCCCTTTTAAACTTAGATCGCGCCTCTAGAGAATTAGAAACCAGTCGCAGTCAACTTAGCGCACGCAGTAATGAAATTGGGAAGGAAGTCGGACAAAAGATTCGTAACGGCAGCGATCCCAAGGGAGAAGAAATTGCTCAATTAAAAAACGAAGGTAATGAAATAAAATCGCAGCTTGCCGAATTAGAACCACAAGAAAGAGAGCTTAAAACTAAAATTGAAGCTTTACTATTAGAATTCCCTAATTTACCCGACGAGTCTACACCTATAGGTAAAAACGAAACAGAAAATGTTGAAGTAAAACGCTGGGGTGATGAATATCTACCAGAAAGCAACGATATTTTACCTCATTGGGAAATTGGCGAGCAATTAGGCATTTTAGAATTTAAACGAGCGGTAAAAGTTGCTCAGAGTCGCTTTGTCAATCTTATCGGTGCTGGTGCGGCACTGGAAAGAGCTTTAATTAGCTTTATGCTCGACACGCAAATTGAGGCTGGTTATTTAGAAGTTATGCCTCCCGTACTGGTTAATAGCGATTCTTTATTAGGTACCAGTCAGCTTCCTAAGTTTGCCGAAGATAGCTTTAAGTGTAGTGAAGACGATTTGTGGCTGACACCTACTGCTGAAGTTCCCCTTACCAACCTCTATCGTGAGGAAATTATCGAAGCTGCATCATTACCGATTTATCACTGCGCTTACACCCCTTGTTTTCGTCGCGAAGCGGGGAGTTATGGCAAAGATACTAGAGGCTTGATCAGGCTGCATCAGTTTAATAAAGTAGAACTAGTTAAAATTGTCGCTCCTGAAACTTCCGAAGCCGAACATCAAACTTTGGTTGCAAACGCCGAAGCTATTTTACAAGCTTTAAAATTACCCTATCGAATTATCGAACTATGTACGGGAGATTTGGGTTTTGGTGCGGCTAAATGTTACGATCTAGAAGTTTGGATACCCTCAGCTAATATGTATCGGGAAATCTCTAGCTGTTCTAATTGTAAAGATTTTCAGGCGCGTCGGGCGGATATTCGCTGCAAACAAGCTGGGAAAAAAGGTACGCAATACGTTCATACTCTTAATGGTTCTGGTTTAGCAGTTGGCAGAACTATGGCGGCAGTGTTAGAAAACTATCAGCAGTCCGACGGTACGGTTAAAATTCCTGAAGTGTTGCAACCCTATCTCAAGCGAGAGGTTTTATAGCAGTAATTAAAAAACTCTATTAGCTGTTGTTAACTACCCTACCCTTAGTATCGGGAAAATTTTTAATCGGTTTAAACTGACTGGTAACTCTAAAAATTTGCCTATGACCTTGAATGAGACACCAAGCCATAATTGCCCAGGTTTGCCAATTTTTCCATAGCGACAAGTCTCTAGCACCAACTGCGATCGCCGATAAAATAAATATAAATACTAGCAGGCGCAATAGCTTTTCTGGTACCTGTTGGGGCCAATTTTCGGCATTACCGCCTAAGTATCGATAGATAATATACAGCATCGTACGAGAAAGTATCTGACTGGACAATAAGCTGGTACCGACAAGATTAGTTGGGGTTACGGCTAAAAATCCATAATATCTAAAAGACTGAAGTACTATATACAGCCAAGTTCTTGTATTTTTATTAAGGTAGTTGTAAAACCAAAAACATAACCGAGTTGCTATTAAAAAAACAATCCAACAGGCTAAAAGCAATAAACCTCGATCGAATACCTTGAATTGATTTGAGATGAATTCATAGTTAAACGGTAAGTTAACTTCTTGTGCTTTAGTCAAACAAGCAATTCCCAAAACCCCAAAAATCAAAGACCAAATCCAAGGACTCCAACTATCGATCGCCTTTTTACAGCTATAATATGTAGCCGACAATTTGGGTTTTTCTTCATATTGCTCGGCTACTAAATCATTTTCGCAATACCCTATTTCATAAACACACCAAAAAGAAATTAGAAGCAGCAAAATACTGGCGCTATGCAATAAAGAATTACTAGCTTGCCAAGAAAAAGCTAAAATCAGTACGGGCAAATCATCCCACAAAATAACTTTGTAAATATATTTTTCTCCAACCCGTTTGACTTTTTCTACATAAAAAAGCGGTAAATAAACATCGTTAAGTGGCGGAATATATTTTGCCAGATCCCAAACTACGAAACAGGGTTTTGCTACTTCTTGCAATAAAGGTAAATCTTCTATAGAGTCGGTAATAGCGATCGCAGACTTAATTGTTTCTGGCGATAAAACCTTGTTTAACATTAATAATTTGCCATTACTTCTATCTCGAATTCCTTGCCAAAAACGACAGCCAACGATGCGATCGCAGGTTATTGGTAAAGCATTAAGAATGGGATTGACGATAAAATTAAATCCTAAAGTAGCAACTACAATTGGCGAACCAGCATTTTTATCGATCGCCCTCAATAGTTCTTTATTTTCATATTTTTTGGCTAACTGTCTGGCTTTGTTTTGCCACAAAAACCAAGTCCAGGGAAGTAAAATAGTTGAAACAATAACTAAAAACCAATCTCGAATTTTAGAATCTTTAAAAGAGCCAGGCAACCAACTCCAAGGTCGAATAAAATATAAAAGCTTCAACAATAGCAGTCCTAATGCTTTTGGTCTGAGGCTATTAAGATACTCGGCTGTAGAGTTACGCAGAAACAGGGTTTCATCAAAATCTATAATTATTGTCGTATCGTGAGAAGCAGTTTCGACTAATGTTAATGCTTCAGTTTTTTTAATGCGATCGATATCTCTTGGCTCGAACTCAATCATTGACAATAATGCTTATTAATAATTTTAAACAAAGTTTTTTATATGCTACTATTTTCACTAAAATTGTGTGTTGATTTTTAGCAGCAAATATTAAAAACTTTAATAATTTAATTAAATTAATGTCATTTATGAAAATATTAGTATTTAGTATTGCGATCTAGTGACTTATGCCACAAAACCGTATTTGCTGATTGATTTGCCTTTGTTTATTTTTACATACTAGCTCAAATTTAGAATTGTTGAACTATACAATTGCAGTGAGTTGTTAACGGCAATATATCTCGAAAAAGTTAGATTTTAGGTAGTAAAGGACAATAAAAACAGAAATTTTTTTATATTAGATTTAAACTTTATTTATACTCAAGCAAGACAAAAAAACAGTATCTTTGTGTTGTCTGTATTCACAGACACAATATCTTTAAAAAATGCTTGCTAAGTATTTTTTAAAGCGATCGCAACAGGAAAAATACGAAATCTAGTTAATTTTTTCGGCTTTTAATAACTTTAGCAGGCACGCCGACAGCCACTGAATAAGGGGGTATATTCTTAGTAACAACCGCTCCCGCACCGATGACGCTACCCCTGCCAATAGTAACTCCATCTACTATATTTACCCCACTTCCCAGCCAGCAATCGTCTTCAATAACAATTCCTTTAAAGTCAAAACCCTGCTCTCTGATATTTTGAGTAGTATCTTCAAATCTATAGTTGTGAGCGTACAAAGAAGAATGAGAAGCAATTAAGCAATCTTTACCGATAGAAATTTTGCCATATCCCCAAATGCAGGTATGAGGACCAACATATGTGCGATCGCCAATATATAGCTGACTACCCTCAAAAGTTCTGAGATCGACACCTCTATCTAAACTAACCAAATCGGCTAACATAATTTTATTATTCTGCCCCGTGCAGCTAATACCGACATCTCTAGAAAGATTGACGCGATCGCCTATTTCCAGATAGTTATTGCGATCGATATCTATTTCCACACCTCGATGAAAAACAACCCCAAAACCGACTTTAATTCGCCATCCATCTTTTAACCTAACATCGGGATAAATTTTAACGGAGCGTCCCATTTTTTTGAAGATAATGGGATAGAGTAAATATCGAATTCCCAAACCAGGCAGTAAAGGAATCCAGCCAAATAAGGCTGTCATCGCTTGAGTCTGCCAGCGCGACCAGGAAGAAAATAATTGCATGAGTTATTCTGCGACTCTTATAAGAGTAAAGAAGATTACTGCAAAAACTGTTATGTCTCGGTCGTTTGCTTGCCAAAGAATGTAGATTTACTAAATCTCCTTTTTATCGACAAACCAGGACTAAAGTTTTGCTGTTATTAAAGAGCGTCGGAAGCCGATTTTACGGTAAGTGCTGAAGAATAAAGATAAAGACAAACCTACTAAATTTATGCTTGTTGTTGGTGATATTCTGAGATTTGTTCGTAAATTTCGCTAGGAAACTGCAAATCCTGGTAGATATTGCCCGCATCTGGATCTTCAGCATTGGGACAGATTGTAAACACCTGATGTTGTTGCCACTCTAAAATTTTTTCTCTGCGAGGAGGATTGTAATTTTTGGCTTCTACTTGTTGGTAGAGTGCTTTGGCCTCAGATTCACTAAAGTCGGGATCTTTTTGCAAATAGGCGATCGCTTCTGCTTCACTGAGAAAGTGGCGAGCGACTATAGTAAAAACCAATCTACCATAGTGTCCGATATCTTTACTCGCCTCCAATCCATCTAGCAGATTAGCCATTGTCTTGTTTTTGCGTAAGTCTGCAACTGACATATATTACTAAACTGGTATGTTAAAAAAATTAAAATCATTAACCGCCAAGCAGGACTTAAGTTTCATCTCGGTCGTCAACTCTAGCAGGTGGACTAGTAGCTTCTACAGCAGTAAAAGGTTCGGTAATCTTGTATGTATGGGTGGCACCCTTGGGTACAATCCACGAATCACCAGCTTCCAATTTTACTACCTGACCCTCTAAATGCAATTCTGCTTTGCCTTGAATTACATAGCCTACAGTCTCGTATTCTCTAGCTTGTTCTGGTTTGGGGTCTGTGGGTTGTTCGTTTTCCCACATCCGCATCGATAGGCTTTTACCCATAGCCAGATATTTTTGACCCATTTCACCCTTTGGCGATTGAGCCGAACTAACTTTTTTTACAGTGGTGTCACTCATAATTTTTTTTTGGCTGAATAAGTTTACTGCATGTCTATCTCTAAACACAGATAAAACTTTAGCTTTATCAGCCGAAAATTTGCTTCCACTCAAAGTTATAAAAAATGTGGTTGTCAGATAAGTTTCTGGCGAAGAAAACAATCGGCTGATGCTTAATATCTTACTAAAGACCGATATTAAAAGTTTAAATTACTGCGTAAAAAATACATGCGATCGCCGACGAAGCAGATCTACAAAAGCATTTAGATTAAATTCATTACAATCCTGTCAAACGCGGCTCGATCGAACTGGTGGGTAAAAAGCTATTCTCGTAAATCATAATTGGTTCTGATGATTATTTGCCTACCCTATCTAATGTCAAAGATCGAGACTGTTACATAAAGCAATCCAATTTTGTAAACTGAGGTCTTCGGCACGACACTTGGGATTGAGATTTAATCGCGTTAATAATTCCTCTGTCGCCTCGCTGGATATCATGCTCTTTAAGTTATTGCGTAACATTTTACGGCGGTTGGCAAAACCGAGTTTAATTAGAGTTTCTAACTGGCGCGGATTTTTGGCAGGGGGGAAGATTGCTCGCGGACGTAGTCTAATTACTGCCGAAGCTACTTTTGGCGGTGGATAAAATGCTTTGGCAGGAACGGTACAAATTATTTCGCAACTTGCCAAATACTGTACCCGCAGCGATAAAGCACCAAAAGCTTTAGTACCGGGGGTGGCTATCAGGCGTTCCGCTACCTCTTTTTGCACTAGCAGCACCATCGATTGATAGGTTCTAACAGCAGGACGAGAAATTTTTCCCAGCAGTTTTTCGATGATAGGACCCGTAATATTGTAGGGAATGTTAGCAACTACTTTGTTGGGGTTATGAAATTTGGGAAAAGAAGCCAGCAAAGATTCTAAGTCTATTGTCAAAAAATCTCCCTGCAAAAGTAAAAAGTTATCTCGATCGCTCAACTTTTGTCGTAGTTTTTTACTTAAGTTGCGATCGATTTCTACGGCGACTACGGCTTGAGTTTCTGACAATAGACGGTTGGTAAGAATTCCCGTACCAGAACCAATTTCTAAAACGCAATCGCTCTCGGTTAATTCTGCTGCTGCAATAATTTGCTCTAAGGCTTTTTCACTACGCAACCAGTGTTGGGCAAAACGTTTGTGAGGTCGATCGCTCATTAAATTATTACTCAGTCAATCTTGTTGTGAAAATCGAATCCAGCTCTAAACAAATACTCGATGTTCCAAAGAGGGCATCTGTCTGCGTACTTGCTGAAGACGATTGGGATCGATCTCGGCAACTGCTACCCCTGGATGCTCCCCTGCATCGGCTAAAATAACTCCCCAGGGGTCGATAATCATCGCGTGTCCGTGAGAATAGCGACGTTGATAGTGGTTGCCTGTTTGAGCGGGTGCGATAACATAAGCCGTATTTTCTATTGCCCTGGCTTGTAACAACACCTGCCAGTGATCTTTACCAGTATAGGCAGTAAAAGCAGCAGGTATAAACAAAACATCTACTCCTTGATGTGCCAGATAGCGATATAGTTCGGGAAAACGAACATCATAACAAATAGAGAGTCCCACTTTTCCTAAATGCTCGGAAACATAAATTGGGGGCAACTTAGTCCCTGCCATCACTGTACTGGATTCCTGGTAGGTATTGCCGTCTGGAACATTAACATCAAACAGATGTACTTTTTGATAGTGCGAGACTTCTTTCCCATCGGGGGTAACTAAAACTGCTGTATTATAGGCTTTAGCCGGGTTGTCTGGCACTGGCACGGGAAAACCACCTCCCAGGATGGTTATTTGAAAACGCTGCGCCATTTTTTTGAGAAATTCACGGGATTTGAGGGCAATATTTTTAGCTTGCGACAGTTTATCTACTTCTAAGCCTAAAAAAGCAAAGTTTTCTGGCAAACTAACTAGTTCTGCACCTCTGCGTACTGCCAAATCAATCAGTTCTTCTGCTTCAAGCAAATTGTGTTCCAGGTCTGGCTTACTGGTCATTTGAATGGCGGCGGCAAGATATGGCTTCATTGCGGTCTCGAATTTTTTTGGGTCGTCAATTTAT
Coding sequences within it:
- a CDS encoding acyltransferase encodes the protein MQLFSSWSRWQTQAMTALFGWIPLLPGLGIRYLLYPIIFKKMGRSVKIYPDVRLKDGWRIKVGFGVVFHRGVEIDIDRNNYLEIGDRVNLSRDVGISCTGQNNKIMLADLVSLDRGVDLRTFEGSQLYIGDRTYVGPHTCIWGYGKISIGKDCLIASHSSLYAHNYRFEDTTQNIREQGFDFKGIVIEDDCWLGSGVNIVDGVTIGRGSVIGAGAVVTKNIPPYSVAVGVPAKVIKSRKN
- the serS gene encoding serine--tRNA ligase; its protein translation is MLDLKLIRQNPERVQKLLDRRSVGTYDLDPLLNLDRASRELETSRSQLSARSNEIGKEVGQKIRNGSDPKGEEIAQLKNEGNEIKSQLAELEPQERELKTKIEALLLEFPNLPDESTPIGKNETENVEVKRWGDEYLPESNDILPHWEIGEQLGILEFKRAVKVAQSRFVNLIGAGAALERALISFMLDTQIEAGYLEVMPPVLVNSDSLLGTSQLPKFAEDSFKCSEDDLWLTPTAEVPLTNLYREEIIEAASLPIYHCAYTPCFRREAGSYGKDTRGLIRLHQFNKVELVKIVAPETSEAEHQTLVANAEAILQALKLPYRIIELCTGDLGFGAAKCYDLEVWIPSANMYREISSCSNCKDFQARRADIRCKQAGKKGTQYVHTLNGSGLAVGRTMAAVLENYQQSDGTVKIPEVLQPYLKREVL
- the rsmA gene encoding 16S rRNA (adenine(1518)-N(6)/adenine(1519)-N(6))-dimethyltransferase RsmA, which gives rise to MSDRPHKRFAQHWLRSEKALEQIIAAAELTESDCVLEIGSGTGILTNRLLSETQAVVAVEIDRNLSKKLRQKLSDRDNFLLLQGDFLTIDLESLLASFPKFHNPNKVVANIPYNITGPIIEKLLGKISRPAVRTYQSMVLLVQKEVAERLIATPGTKAFGALSLRVQYLASCEIICTVPAKAFYPPPKVASAVIRLRPRAIFPPAKNPRQLETLIKLGFANRRKMLRNNLKSMISSEATEELLTRLNLNPKCRAEDLSLQNWIALCNSLDL
- a CDS encoding carbon-nitrogen hydrolase family protein, which produces MKPYLAAAIQMTSKPDLEHNLLEAEELIDLAVRRGAELVSLPENFAFLGLEVDKLSQAKNIALKSREFLKKMAQRFQITILGGGFPVPVPDNPAKAYNTAVLVTPDGKEVSHYQKVHLFDVNVPDGNTYQESSTVMAGTKLPPIYVSEHLGKVGLSICYDVRFPELYRYLAHQGVDVLFIPAAFTAYTGKDHWQVLLQARAIENTAYVIAPAQTGNHYQRRYSHGHAMIIDPWGVILADAGEHPGVAVAEIDPNRLQQVRRQMPSLEHRVFV
- a CDS encoding haloacid dehalogenase-like hydrolase, with translation MIEFEPRDIDRIKKTEALTLVETASHDTTIIIDFDETLFLRNSTAEYLNSLRPKALGLLLLKLLYFIRPWSWLPGSFKDSKIRDWFLVIVSTILLPWTWFLWQNKARQLAKKYENKELLRAIDKNAGSPIVVATLGFNFIVNPILNALPITCDRIVGCRFWQGIRDRSNGKLLMLNKVLSPETIKSAIAITDSIEDLPLLQEVAKPCFVVWDLAKYIPPLNDVYLPLFYVEKVKRVGEKYIYKVILWDDLPVLILAFSWQASNSLLHSASILLLLISFWCVYEIGYCENDLVAEQYEEKPKLSATYYSCKKAIDSWSPWIWSLIFGVLGIACLTKAQEVNLPFNYEFISNQFKVFDRGLLLLACWIVFLIATRLCFWFYNYLNKNTRTWLYIVLQSFRYYGFLAVTPTNLVGTSLLSSQILSRTMLYIIYRYLGGNAENWPQQVPEKLLRLLVFIFILSAIAVGARDLSLWKNWQTWAIMAWCLIQGHRQIFRVTSQFKPIKNFPDTKGRVVNNS
- a CDS encoding cupin domain-containing protein, translated to MSDTTVKKVSSAQSPKGEMGQKYLAMGKSLSMRMWENEQPTDPKPEQAREYETVGYVIQGKAELHLEGQVVKLEAGDSWIVPKGATHTYKITEPFTAVEATSPPARVDDRDET